Proteins from a single region of Urocitellus parryii isolate mUroPar1 chromosome 4, mUroPar1.hap1, whole genome shotgun sequence:
- the LOC113187585 gene encoding ficolin-1-like, translating into MAPGLTVLLVLLLFIKNPTVQAEDTCPEVKLVGLEGSDKLTILRGCPGLPGLSGPKGEAGAKGERGERGTSGAPGKAGPPGPKGDRGEKGMPGERGGAGHPQSCATGPRSCKELLTRGHFLSGWYTIYLSSCQPLTVLCDMHTDGGGWTVFQRRLDGSVDFYRDWAAYKQGFGSQLGEFWLGNDNIQALTAQGTSELRVDLVDFEGNHVFAKYSSFRVAGEADKYKLTLGAFVGGSAGDSLTYHNDRFFSTKDQDNDISPFNCAEKYHGAWWHSQCHLSNLNGLYLKGDHETFADGVNWKTGKGYNYSYQMSEMKVRPT; encoded by the exons ATGGCCCCAGGGCTCACTGTCCTGCTCGTCTTGTTGCTGTTCATCAAAAACCCAACGGTCCAGGCTGAAGACACCTGTCCAG AGGTGAAGCTGGTGGGTCTGGAGGGCTCCGACAAACTCACCATTCTCCGGGGCTGCCCCGGGCTGCCCGGCCTCTCGGGGCCCAAGGGAGAGGCTGGCGCCAAGGGAGAGAGAG GAGAGCGAGGCACCTCCGGAGCCCCTGGGAAAGCAGGACCACCTGGACCCAAAG GAGACCGCGGGGAGAAGGGGATGCCAGGAGAGAGAG GAGGTGCTGGGCACCCTCAGTCATGTGCCACAG GACCTCGGAGCTGTAAGGAGCTGCTCACCCGAGGCCACTTTCTGAGCGGCTGGTACACCATCTACCTGTCCAGCTGCCAGCCCCTGACTGTGCTGTGTGACATGCACACTGACGGAGGGGGGTGGACT GTCTTCCAGAGGAGGCTGGACGGCTCTGTGGACTTCTATCGGGATTGGGCCGCGTACAAGCAGGGCTTCGGCAGTCAGCTGGGGGAGTTCTGGCTGGGCAATGACAACATCCAGGCCCTGACCGCCCAGG GAACCAGCGAGCTCCGCGTGGACCTGGTGGACTTTGAGGGCAACCATGTCTTTGCCAAGTACAGCTCGTTCAGGGTGGCGGGGGAGGCAGACAAGTACAAGCTCACCCTGGGAGCCTTTGTTGGAGGCAGTGCTG GTGATTCTCTGACGTATCACAACGACAGGTTCTTCTCCACCAAGGACCAGGACAATGACATCAGCCCTTTCAACTGTGCCGAGAAGTACCATGGAGCCTGGTGGCACTCTCAATGCCACCTGTCCAACCTAAATGGCCTCTACCTCAAGGGTGACCACGAGACCTTTGCCGATGGTGTCAACTGGAAGACGGGGAAGGGGTACAATTACAGCTACCAGATGTCGGAGATGAAGGTTCGGCCCACCTAG